Proteins from a single region of Aureibacter tunicatorum:
- a CDS encoding GH92 family glycosyl hydrolase: protein MKKLLILPFLLSAWMSQAFSQSLPADYVDPFIGTLNYGATNPGAIAPRGMVSVSPFNVAGGGNKHEKDSDWNSTPYWNDNHFMTGFSHVNLSGVGCPDLGAILLMPTTGELNFDPYTYGSTYSEETAKAGYYSVKLDKYNTTAEMTSTIRSGVSKYHFPKGQANVLLNLGLNLTNIEGGMLKINSSTELEGFKMVGGFCYNDPSTTYPVYFVMELSQPADEYGTWKEFKEITGFEKSFAPYNGDLIQSKFNKMHVAGDSIGAYFTYNLEEATDIEVKVGVSYVSIENARENLKAETADKDFADIRTESKATWNNLLSTIEVEGGTHDDKVKFYTALYHTLIHPNTLNDVNGEYPEVGTGNIGKLEAGKSRYTVFSLWDTYRNLHPLMSLIFPQQQSDMASSMVDMYYENGWLPKWELNSTETFTMVGDPAAVVIADTYLRGIQDFDVDGAYEAIMKSAEAGRDEDSFNPIRPGNEDYLSKGYISTEAESKRHNVWGSVSTTLEYNIADYSTAQLAMELGKKDDYKRFMKQSKSYKNLFDKKMNMIRPKNADGSWYEPFDPLSGANFQHTVGYVEGTAWQYAFMVPHDIRNLAKMTGGNKTFISQLQNIFDNDLFDMANEPDIAYPYFFNIVKGEEWRTQKTVNDLVNEHYTTKPEGLPGNDDTGTMSAWLVYSMMGFYPYCPADMDYAITSPIFDKVTIHLDNKYYSGEKIEITAERDSENSIYIDQLNVNGKAHNSYFIDHSKLVNGAKLEFKLKDSK from the coding sequence ATGAAGAAACTACTGATCCTGCCATTTTTACTTTCCGCCTGGATGAGCCAAGCATTCTCGCAGAGCCTTCCAGCTGATTACGTAGATCCATTCATAGGCACGCTCAATTATGGAGCGACAAATCCGGGAGCTATAGCTCCTAGAGGAATGGTATCCGTATCTCCTTTCAATGTTGCCGGCGGAGGCAATAAGCATGAAAAGGACAGCGACTGGAACTCCACTCCTTACTGGAATGACAATCATTTCATGACTGGCTTCAGCCATGTCAACTTAAGCGGCGTGGGTTGTCCCGATTTAGGCGCTATATTATTGATGCCAACTACGGGAGAATTAAATTTCGATCCATACACTTACGGTTCTACATATTCTGAAGAAACTGCCAAAGCGGGCTACTATTCTGTCAAGCTTGACAAGTACAATACGACTGCGGAAATGACTTCCACGATTAGATCAGGAGTTTCAAAATATCATTTCCCAAAAGGTCAAGCCAATGTCTTGTTGAATTTGGGGCTTAACCTGACCAATATCGAAGGTGGAATGTTAAAAATCAACTCCTCCACAGAATTGGAAGGTTTTAAAATGGTTGGAGGATTTTGCTACAACGACCCTAGCACGACATACCCCGTGTATTTCGTAATGGAATTGTCGCAACCTGCCGATGAATACGGCACATGGAAAGAGTTCAAAGAAATCACAGGTTTTGAGAAAAGCTTCGCTCCCTACAATGGAGACTTGATCCAGTCAAAATTCAACAAAATGCATGTAGCTGGAGACAGTATTGGCGCCTACTTCACTTACAACCTTGAAGAAGCTACCGATATTGAAGTAAAAGTCGGCGTATCGTATGTGAGCATAGAAAACGCTAGAGAAAACCTTAAGGCGGAGACTGCTGACAAAGATTTCGCGGATATCAGAACAGAATCAAAAGCAACTTGGAACAACCTTCTTTCAACGATAGAAGTAGAAGGCGGAACTCACGATGATAAAGTAAAATTCTACACAGCACTTTACCATACGCTGATTCACCCTAATACTCTCAATGATGTAAATGGAGAATATCCTGAGGTAGGAACAGGCAATATAGGCAAATTGGAAGCGGGCAAATCAAGATATACAGTTTTCTCACTTTGGGATACGTACAGAAACTTGCACCCATTAATGTCGCTAATCTTCCCCCAACAACAATCTGACATGGCTTCAAGCATGGTGGACATGTATTATGAAAATGGATGGTTGCCTAAATGGGAACTTAACTCTACTGAGACATTCACAATGGTGGGCGATCCAGCAGCGGTTGTAATCGCAGATACTTACTTAAGAGGTATTCAAGACTTTGATGTGGATGGAGCTTACGAAGCTATAATGAAGAGCGCGGAAGCTGGCAGAGATGAAGACTCATTCAATCCTATCAGACCGGGCAATGAAGATTACCTTAGCAAAGGGTATATTTCCACTGAGGCTGAGAGCAAAAGACATAATGTTTGGGGATCTGTTTCCACTACCTTGGAATACAATATCGCAGACTACTCAACTGCCCAGCTTGCCATGGAATTAGGCAAAAAAGATGATTACAAGCGATTCATGAAGCAATCGAAAAGCTATAAGAATTTATTCGACAAGAAAATGAATATGATCCGTCCTAAAAACGCTGACGGAAGCTGGTATGAGCCTTTTGATCCACTATCAGGTGCCAATTTCCAACATACTGTTGGTTACGTGGAAGGAACAGCTTGGCAATACGCCTTCATGGTGCCTCATGACATCAGAAATCTGGCAAAAATGACTGGAGGAAATAAAACATTCATTTCTCAACTGCAAAATATCTTCGACAATGACTTGTTCGATATGGCAAATGAGCCGGATATCGCATATCCTTACTTCTTCAATATTGTGAAAGGCGAAGAATGGAGAACGCAAAAGACTGTTAACGACCTTGTAAATGAGCACTACACGACAAAGCCTGAAGGTCTTCCAGGCAACGACGACACAGGCACAATGTCTGCTTGGCTAGTATACTCAATGATGGGATTCTACCCTTACTGTCCTGCGGATATGGATTACGCTATCACTAGCCCTATATTCGACAAAGTGACAATACACCTTGACAACAAGTACTATAGCGGAGAAAAGATAGAAATCACAGCTGAAAGGGATTCTGAGAACTCGATTTACATTGATCAACTTAATGTGAATGGCAAGGCTCACAACTCTTACTTCATAGATCATTCTAAACTAGTAAATGGCGCCAAGCTGGAATTCAAACTGAAAGACAGCAAATAG
- a CDS encoding GH92 family glycosyl hydrolase, protein MNKSLKKIFLSLGLAGALMSCATKQESKQIIEKEDPTSFVDPFVGTGSWGHTYPGATVPHGMVQLSPDNGTSGWDRISGYHYDDSTIASFSHTHFSGTGVGDLYDVAFMPYTKPAQTGKKELGVYSIFSHDKESAKPGYYKVHLDDYNIDVELTATERVGLQRYTFPESNQAQIKLDLKRAMNWDATMDTDIQIIDNQTIAGKRFSKGWAPDQRVYFYTVFSKPFDAYEVEEFDINGKKRNGIAHFSYKTKKGEQILVKTAISSVSIENAKQNMEAELSGFDFEQVALDAHKLWEKALSKITIKTDDEEAKIAFYTGMYQTMMAPTTFSDVNGEYKGVDGNTQKAEGFKRYDTFSLWDTFRALHPLFTITQPDNVNDMINSMLAHYKESGLLPVWSFAGNETNCMLGYHTAPVILDAYMKGIRNFDAELALEALVKSAMQDQLGLKSYKELGYTAQDEQETSVSYTLEYAYDDWCIAQLAKELGKQDIYEQFTKRANNYKNTFDPSSNFMRARDLDGNWSEGFDPIDYKNHHYMEGNAWQYTWFVPQDVKGMIELMGGNEKFSNQLDELFNTEHPVPEGGFPEWISGLKGIYVHGNEPSHHVAYLYNYAQKPWKTQEIIRYILSNLHKPTPEGIVGNEDCGQMSAWYVFSSLGFYPVNPADQSYVIGTPIFEEATINLDNGKSFVIKANNVSKENFYIQSVTLNGQPLNKSFITHQQLANGGEIVFEMGSKPNKNWGADANAVPPSMTK, encoded by the coding sequence ATGAATAAGTCATTAAAAAAAATATTTCTATCTCTCGGCCTAGCAGGAGCTTTAATGTCCTGCGCTACCAAGCAAGAGAGCAAGCAAATCATCGAGAAAGAAGATCCGACATCTTTTGTTGATCCTTTTGTAGGAACAGGAAGCTGGGGGCATACGTACCCTGGAGCTACAGTGCCTCACGGAATGGTCCAATTAAGTCCCGACAATGGCACTAGTGGTTGGGATCGTATCTCAGGATACCATTACGATGACAGCACGATTGCAAGCTTCAGCCATACACACTTCAGCGGAACAGGTGTTGGAGACCTTTATGATGTAGCTTTCATGCCTTATACCAAGCCTGCCCAAACAGGAAAAAAGGAACTTGGCGTATACTCTATTTTCAGCCATGACAAAGAATCCGCTAAGCCAGGCTACTACAAAGTACACTTGGACGACTACAATATTGATGTGGAATTAACAGCTACTGAAAGAGTTGGCCTTCAAAGATATACTTTCCCAGAATCTAATCAAGCTCAAATTAAATTGGATTTGAAAAGAGCGATGAACTGGGACGCGACGATGGATACCGACATTCAAATCATCGATAATCAAACGATCGCAGGAAAAAGATTCTCCAAAGGATGGGCTCCTGACCAAAGAGTGTATTTTTACACAGTATTTTCAAAGCCTTTCGATGCTTATGAAGTTGAAGAATTCGATATCAATGGAAAGAAAAGAAACGGCATCGCTCACTTTAGCTACAAGACTAAAAAAGGCGAGCAAATTCTAGTAAAAACGGCTATTTCCTCTGTCAGCATAGAGAACGCTAAGCAAAATATGGAAGCTGAACTTTCAGGTTTTGACTTCGAGCAAGTTGCTTTGGACGCTCATAAACTTTGGGAAAAAGCATTGTCTAAAATCACGATCAAAACCGATGATGAAGAAGCGAAAATCGCTTTCTATACAGGAATGTACCAGACAATGATGGCTCCTACCACATTCAGCGATGTGAATGGAGAATACAAAGGCGTTGACGGGAATACTCAAAAAGCTGAAGGCTTCAAAAGATATGACACTTTCTCGCTTTGGGATACTTTCAGGGCTTTACACCCACTATTCACTATCACTCAGCCTGATAATGTGAATGACATGATCAACTCCATGTTGGCTCATTACAAAGAATCCGGACTTTTGCCTGTATGGTCATTTGCCGGCAACGAAACCAATTGCATGCTTGGTTACCATACAGCTCCTGTGATTCTTGACGCTTACATGAAAGGAATCAGAAACTTCGACGCTGAATTGGCTTTGGAAGCTTTAGTAAAATCGGCAATGCAAGATCAACTTGGCCTTAAGTCTTACAAAGAGCTTGGGTACACAGCGCAAGACGAGCAAGAAACTTCTGTTTCTTATACATTGGAATACGCTTACGATGACTGGTGTATCGCTCAATTGGCAAAAGAACTTGGCAAGCAAGATATCTACGAGCAATTCACAAAGAGAGCTAATAATTATAAAAATACTTTCGATCCAAGCTCAAACTTCATGAGAGCAAGAGATTTGGATGGCAACTGGTCTGAAGGATTCGACCCAATCGATTACAAGAACCATCACTACATGGAAGGAAACGCTTGGCAATACACTTGGTTCGTTCCTCAAGATGTGAAAGGGATGATCGAATTGATGGGAGGAAATGAGAAATTCTCAAACCAACTTGACGAATTGTTCAACACTGAGCATCCTGTTCCGGAAGGCGGATTCCCTGAGTGGATCAGCGGTCTAAAAGGAATTTATGTACACGGCAATGAGCCTAGCCATCACGTTGCGTATCTATACAACTATGCTCAAAAGCCTTGGAAAACGCAAGAAATCATTAGATACATTCTTTCTAACTTGCACAAGCCAACACCTGAAGGCATCGTAGGCAATGAAGATTGCGGTCAAATGTCAGCTTGGTATGTTTTCTCTAGTCTTGGATTCTACCCGGTTAACCCAGCGGATCAAAGCTATGTGATCGGAACGCCTATTTTCGAAGAAGCAACGATCAATCTGGACAATGGCAAATCATTTGTCATCAAAGCAAACAACGTATCCAAAGAGAATTTCTACATTCAATCAGTGACTCTAAACGGCCAGCCATTGAATAAGAGCTTTATCACACATCAACAACTTGCCAATGGAGGCGAAATCGTATTTGAGATGGGATCAAAGCCTAACAAGAATTGGGGAGCGGACGCCAATGCGGTTCCTCCTTCGATGACTAAATAA
- a CDS encoding hemolysin family protein, producing MGLLIFYLCIALFTSFLCSILEAILLSTPIHYLKIQKEKGEKSASSILHYKENIDEPLSAILSLNTVAHTIGAAGVGAQATIVFGEAYFGIVSAILTILILVLTEIIPKTIGARYWKQLILTSAPVLKILIFITYPLVKLSAIITKLISGDTSDKTTSREEISALAHIGKEEGIFEEKENKIIQNLIKLKNVKVKDIMTPRVVVSVSDQNMSLKKFMKSKASLRFSRIPIYSENEENITGYIFRYEVFEKLAENQNELQLKDIKREIIVMPNSVPIYDAWELMLSKKEHIALIIDEYGGMDGIVTLEDIIETLLGFEIIDEKDTVTDMQEYARSRWKAKQKEYKWIKEFGESED from the coding sequence ATGGGGCTACTGATTTTTTATCTTTGCATTGCCTTATTCACATCATTTCTATGCTCTATACTAGAAGCCATTTTACTCTCAACTCCGATTCATTATCTTAAAATACAAAAAGAGAAAGGCGAGAAATCCGCCTCAAGCATTTTGCATTACAAAGAAAACATCGACGAGCCTCTCTCGGCTATACTATCGCTCAACACAGTGGCTCACACCATCGGAGCGGCTGGGGTTGGCGCTCAAGCGACAATTGTCTTCGGAGAGGCTTATTTCGGCATTGTCTCGGCTATACTGACTATTCTAATACTTGTATTGACAGAAATCATCCCTAAAACCATCGGCGCTCGCTATTGGAAGCAACTCATATTGACATCCGCTCCCGTACTCAAAATATTGATTTTCATCACATATCCTCTAGTCAAGTTATCGGCGATCATCACAAAACTTATCTCCGGCGATACTTCGGACAAAACCACCAGCAGGGAAGAAATCTCCGCTCTTGCCCATATTGGCAAAGAAGAAGGCATCTTTGAGGAGAAAGAAAACAAGATCATTCAAAACCTGATCAAGCTAAAAAATGTGAAAGTCAAGGACATCATGACGCCAAGAGTAGTCGTATCAGTGTCAGACCAAAACATGTCCTTGAAAAAGTTCATGAAGAGCAAAGCCAGCTTGAGATTCTCAAGGATTCCTATTTATTCGGAAAATGAAGAAAATATCACCGGTTATATCTTCAGATATGAAGTCTTTGAGAAACTTGCGGAAAATCAAAACGAACTGCAACTCAAGGATATCAAAAGAGAAATCATCGTGATGCCCAATTCTGTCCCGATCTATGATGCTTGGGAACTTATGCTCAGTAAAAAAGAACATATCGCCCTCATCATCGATGAATACGGCGGAATGGATGGCATAGTAACTCTTGAAGACATCATAGAAACCCTTTTAGGCTTTGAAATTATCGATGAAAAAGACACGGTCACAGACATGCAGGAATACGCCCGCTCAAGATGGAAAGCTAAGCAAAAAGAGTACAAATGGATCAAAGAGTTCGGAGAATCTGAAGATTGA
- a CDS encoding DUF6370 family protein, which yields MKNLFSILILSLFATFAMAQSEDEKIELKNVEASCGQCNFGLEGKGCNLAVKIDGKAYFVDNVGINQHGNSHGEHGYCMAIRKADIKGKIVDGRFKAKKFDLHPAK from the coding sequence ATGAAAAATTTATTCAGTATTTTGATTTTGAGTCTATTTGCGACTTTCGCGATGGCTCAAAGTGAAGATGAGAAAATTGAATTGAAAAATGTAGAAGCTTCTTGCGGACAATGCAATTTTGGCTTGGAAGGCAAAGGCTGCAATCTTGCTGTCAAAATAGATGGGAAGGCTTACTTTGTGGATAATGTGGGAATCAATCAACATGGCAATTCTCATGGAGAACATGGCTATTGCATGGCGATTCGCAAAGCAGATATTAAGGGTAAAATAGTGGATGGTAGATTCAAAGCTAAAAAATTTGATCTTCACCCGGCTAAATAA
- a CDS encoding glycosyltransferase family 25 protein, with amino-acid sequence MHAINKVVDHIYIITLDIHGSRKSNHKFDFERFPGVDGRKLNVKDLEKKGLFDSKLAKKVRISKKDMTMGEIGIAMAHKNVYLDIISNSRESAVILEDDSILLPENSNFIEKVFAELPSDWDLIYLGYHDFHMWNMKTQAKTIFDFIFASVGLKKMKPKNVWNRYAKPFSKHLKIAGCSNGTYAYGISKKGAEKLLNIQQPVHQISDHLIKNASMKKEINAYLAVPPLFAHDYECESTRELIDSCN; translated from the coding sequence ATGCATGCAATAAATAAAGTAGTTGATCATATTTATATAATTACTCTTGATATACATGGTTCAAGGAAAAGTAATCATAAATTTGACTTTGAAAGATTCCCTGGAGTAGATGGCAGAAAATTAAATGTCAAAGATTTGGAGAAAAAGGGACTGTTTGATAGCAAGCTAGCTAAAAAAGTTCGCATCAGTAAAAAAGACATGACGATGGGGGAGATAGGCATAGCTATGGCTCATAAAAATGTTTATTTAGATATTATTAGTAATAGTAGAGAAAGTGCTGTTATTCTTGAGGATGATTCTATCTTGTTGCCTGAAAATAGTAATTTTATAGAAAAAGTGTTTGCAGAGCTTCCTAGCGACTGGGATTTAATATATTTAGGTTATCATGATTTTCACATGTGGAATATGAAGACACAGGCAAAAACAATATTTGATTTTATTTTCGCTTCAGTAGGTCTAAAAAAAATGAAACCTAAAAATGTCTGGAACAGGTATGCAAAACCATTTTCAAAACACTTAAAAATTGCAGGGTGCAGCAATGGAACCTATGCTTATGGAATAAGTAAAAAAGGTGCCGAAAAGTTACTAAATATTCAACAGCCCGTTCATCAAATTTCAGATCATCTAATCAAAAATGCAAGTATGAAAAAGGAGATCAATGCTTATCTTGCTGTCCCTCCTCTTTTTGCTCATGACTATGAATGTGAGTCAACAAGAGAGCTAATTGATTCTTGTAATTAA
- a CDS encoding DUF6029 family protein produces the protein MNNKYLVVKLFMLLMFSINVTSLKGQGNFFGDIDVRQNFYVKDSALLPDPLPPQYEGSKMSTEAWVRLNYQYKFLTAGIRYDAFYNSGLRDPYQSLEQQGIGSWYVKGDFEKFAFAVGYFYDQFGSGAAFRAYEERAQHLDYAVQGLQLKYEFAPGWIAKGFIGKQKADPLQFEETKDVYDSPIRGLNIEGSFQKGKLIASPGASVVTRTLDGDSQRILQDIANAQTDIQAFDVKSNTSVYSMYSGFSLDAFDLNLEYNFKTKEASFTDDARVEVVNKSGDLFLASLSWAGNGLGIIAQYRRMENFEFRTSPLESQNNGLLSYIPSFSRANSYRLTARYSPPPQYREENAWQVDVNYKWNKQHLTSGNYSDIRNFNNLRLYQEMYVEHKFKVSKRFTVIGGLQIQKYNQRVYENKENLGIVDATTPFAEAIWKFAKRKSMRLELSHMQTEQDMGSWTWVNYEISLPHGLSFSASNMYNYGNQEEKLAYWSAFAGWNTGRHRLSLAYVQQPESVVCSGGVCRLEPAFNGVKVTLNASF, from the coding sequence ATGAATAATAAGTATTTAGTTGTCAAACTATTCATGCTATTGATGTTTTCCATTAATGTAACGAGCTTGAAAGGGCAGGGCAATTTTTTTGGAGATATCGATGTGAGGCAAAATTTTTATGTTAAGGATAGCGCTTTGCTTCCTGACCCATTGCCTCCTCAGTATGAAGGCTCAAAGATGTCGACGGAAGCTTGGGTAAGACTTAATTACCAATACAAATTTCTTACTGCGGGAATAAGGTATGACGCTTTTTACAATTCAGGCCTTAGAGATCCTTATCAAAGTCTTGAACAGCAGGGAATAGGCTCATGGTATGTGAAGGGTGATTTTGAGAAGTTTGCGTTTGCGGTCGGTTATTTTTATGACCAGTTTGGAAGCGGCGCGGCTTTTAGAGCCTATGAAGAGCGAGCCCAGCATTTGGATTACGCGGTGCAAGGATTGCAGCTTAAGTACGAATTTGCTCCAGGCTGGATAGCCAAAGGATTTATTGGGAAGCAAAAGGCGGATCCTTTGCAGTTTGAGGAGACTAAGGATGTATATGATTCACCGATTCGAGGCCTTAACATAGAAGGAAGTTTTCAAAAAGGAAAATTGATAGCTTCTCCGGGGGCTTCGGTTGTAACCAGAACGCTTGATGGGGATTCTCAACGCATATTGCAGGATATTGCAAATGCTCAAACGGACATTCAAGCCTTTGATGTGAAATCGAATACGTCCGTGTATTCAATGTATAGTGGTTTTTCTTTAGACGCCTTCGATTTGAATTTGGAGTATAATTTCAAGACAAAGGAAGCATCGTTTACTGATGATGCTAGAGTGGAAGTGGTGAACAAGTCTGGCGATCTTTTTTTAGCTTCGCTTTCATGGGCTGGCAATGGCTTGGGGATCATTGCTCAATATCGTAGGATGGAGAATTTTGAATTTAGAACATCTCCGTTGGAGAGCCAAAACAATGGTTTGTTGAGTTATATTCCTTCGTTTAGCAGAGCCAATTCATATCGTCTGACAGCTCGCTATTCACCGCCGCCTCAATATAGAGAAGAGAATGCATGGCAAGTGGACGTGAATTATAAATGGAACAAGCAGCATTTGACATCAGGTAATTATTCCGACATTAGGAATTTCAATAATTTGAGATTGTATCAGGAGATGTATGTCGAGCATAAGTTTAAAGTAAGCAAGCGCTTTACCGTTATTGGAGGACTTCAGATTCAAAAATACAATCAGCGAGTTTATGAAAATAAAGAAAACTTGGGGATAGTTGACGCCACAACACCATTTGCTGAGGCTATTTGGAAATTTGCCAAAAGAAAATCCATGAGATTGGAGTTGTCCCATATGCAAACCGAGCAAGATATGGGTAGCTGGACTTGGGTGAATTATGAGATAAGCTTGCCGCATGGTCTTTCATTTTCAGCAAGCAATATGTACAATTATGGCAATCAGGAAGAAAAATTGGCGTATTGGAGTGCTTTTGCTGGATGGAATACGGGTAGGCATCGTTTGAGCTTGGCTTATGTGCAACAGCCCGAATCAGTGGTTTGCAGTGGAGGAGTTTGCAGGTTGGAGCCTGCCTTTAATGGCGTGAAAGTGACACTGAATGCAAGTTTTTAA
- a CDS encoding TlpA disulfide reductase family protein codes for MMKKIIGCLALMLSISCYSHAQFSQKQMPSVKVKTMNGQTIDIKELTQDGQVTVFSFWATWCKPCLQELGAVSDVYEEWEEDYNVRFIAISTDNSRNSAKVKSISRSKGWPFEVYLDPNEDTKRAFNFVNVPYVVIVDAKGEIVYQHNGYVPGDEEELESKIAALSNVQ; via the coding sequence ATGATGAAAAAGATAATAGGATGCTTGGCTTTAATGCTAAGCATCTCATGCTATTCCCATGCCCAGTTTTCCCAAAAGCAGATGCCAAGCGTGAAGGTGAAAACAATGAATGGGCAAACCATTGATATCAAAGAATTGACGCAGGACGGACAGGTAACTGTTTTTAGTTTTTGGGCAACTTGGTGCAAGCCTTGTTTGCAGGAGTTGGGTGCCGTTTCTGATGTGTATGAAGAATGGGAGGAGGATTACAATGTCAGATTTATAGCGATTTCCACTGATAATAGCAGAAATTCGGCAAAGGTGAAGTCGATATCAAGGTCTAAAGGTTGGCCGTTTGAAGTTTATTTGGACCCCAATGAGGATACTAAACGAGCCTTTAATTTTGTGAATGTGCCTTATGTTGTGATTGTGGATGCTAAAGGAGAAATCGTGTATCAGCACAATGGTTATGTGCCTGGAGACGAGGAAGAGCTGGAAAGCAAAATTGCGGCGCTTTCAAATGTTCAATAA
- a CDS encoding Omp28-related outer membrane protein encodes MKKHFTLLWVVLLAFTISLSSCASEDSEELAQPNTEVVDDMNANDEENENAEDNTESEEVNETETDETTENEDNSETEDNTGNEDADVPLQSEARKMVLLEEFTGQNCPLCPGAHQVLNQLEMEYADLVPVAIYAGSLSGNDFTVSKGAQIYSDYKIGHVPQGMVNRNKFGGSRYDISHSAWRTRINEELAKDPTINIKLSAEMNGSSINVDIETYNFVNIGSALNFTVMLVEQSASAYQANGGSDYNHKNVLRAIFTEAEGDMLTSSSTDLGHKVMKSMTYEKPSGVSASDLSIVVFVHESGSKYVHQVASVGL; translated from the coding sequence ATGAAAAAACATTTTACATTACTCTGGGTGGTTTTATTGGCTTTCACTATTTCTTTAAGTTCTTGCGCAAGTGAGGATTCCGAAGAATTGGCCCAGCCTAATACCGAAGTCGTGGATGACATGAATGCAAATGACGAGGAAAACGAAAATGCTGAAGACAATACAGAATCCGAGGAGGTGAACGAAACCGAAACGGATGAGACGACGGAAAATGAAGATAATTCCGAAACAGAGGATAATACAGGCAATGAAGATGCGGATGTTCCATTGCAGTCCGAAGCAAGGAAAATGGTTTTGCTTGAAGAGTTTACGGGACAGAATTGCCCCCTATGTCCAGGCGCGCATCAAGTGTTGAATCAGCTGGAAATGGAATATGCTGACTTGGTGCCGGTGGCAATATATGCGGGATCATTGTCTGGAAATGATTTTACAGTATCCAAAGGAGCGCAGATTTATTCGGATTATAAAATTGGGCATGTGCCACAAGGGATGGTGAACCGAAATAAATTTGGTGGAAGTCGATATGATATTTCACACAGCGCATGGAGAACACGCATCAATGAGGAATTGGCTAAAGATCCTACGATCAATATCAAGTTGAGTGCTGAGATGAATGGGAGCTCAATCAATGTGGACATTGAAACATACAACTTTGTGAATATTGGTTCGGCCTTGAATTTTACAGTGATGTTGGTGGAGCAAAGCGCAAGTGCCTACCAAGCTAATGGAGGGAGCGATTATAATCATAAGAATGTCTTAAGAGCGATTTTTACAGAAGCCGAAGGCGATATGTTGACTTCATCATCTACAGATTTAGGACATAAAGTAATGAAATCGATGACTTATGAAAAACCTTCGGGAGTGAGCGCTTCAGATTTGTCAATAGTGGTGTTTGTTCATGAATCAGGCAGTAAATATGTTCATCAAGTAGCAAGTGTAGGTTTGTAA
- a CDS encoding O-methyltransferase: protein MDSIIMNKPQKLEKIEKKCAETGFNMPSDLYVGSLLKTLIASKPKSNLLELGTGIGLSLAWMVEGMDQQSKLTTIDNDSSLIDIAKNYFGQDERVNIICDDGGKWLENYEGEKFDLIFADAWPGKYSHLNEALEILKIGGLYIIDDMTQQPNWPEDHQKTVDQLIDNLDNRPNLSITKMNWSTGLIIAVKTS from the coding sequence ATGGATTCTATTATTATGAACAAGCCTCAAAAGCTTGAAAAAATCGAGAAAAAATGCGCGGAGACCGGCTTCAATATGCCCTCGGACTTATATGTTGGCTCATTGCTTAAAACATTGATCGCTTCAAAGCCTAAATCCAACTTGCTGGAGCTGGGCACAGGCATTGGCTTGTCACTGGCTTGGATGGTCGAAGGAATGGATCAACAATCGAAGCTGACGACGATCGACAATGACTCGAGCCTTATCGATATTGCCAAGAACTACTTCGGACAAGACGAGCGTGTCAATATCATCTGCGATGATGGTGGAAAATGGCTTGAAAATTACGAAGGCGAGAAATTTGACTTAATCTTCGCTGACGCTTGGCCCGGCAAATACAGCCATCTGAACGAAGCCTTGGAAATTCTTAAGATCGGAGGCTTGTATATCATCGACGATATGACTCAGCAGCCAAACTGGCCGGAAGATCATCAAAAAACAGTGGACCAACTTATCGATAATTTGGATAACAGACCCAATCTGTCCATTACCAAAATGAATTGGTCGACCGGATTGATTATCGCTGTTAAAACTAGCTAG
- a CDS encoding 3TM-type holin produces MNILSKLFSKGASEILSKSNDIIDGLSTTDHEKLKAKNELSQIVLGSLNEVQNAQKEIIVTEAQGNWLQRSWRPLVMLSFTFIVIYTYFIQHLFSIAPQIELPDKFWGLLEVGLGGYVIGRSVEKVATSVTQNVDLTFLKKKERKNNIYG; encoded by the coding sequence ATGAATATACTATCCAAGCTATTCAGCAAGGGAGCTTCCGAGATACTATCCAAAAGCAATGATATCATCGACGGACTCTCAACCACAGACCACGAAAAACTCAAAGCGAAGAACGAGCTATCCCAAATCGTACTAGGCTCTTTGAATGAAGTGCAAAACGCCCAAAAGGAAATCATCGTCACCGAAGCGCAAGGAAATTGGCTTCAAAGATCATGGAGACCATTAGTCATGCTCAGCTTTACCTTCATCGTCATCTACACTTACTTCATCCAACACCTATTCTCTATCGCTCCTCAGATCGAATTGCCGGATAAATTCTGGGGATTACTGGAAGTCGGACTAGGAGGATATGTTATTGGCCGTTCGGTGGAAAAAGTCGCTACCAGCGTAACTCAAAATGTTGATTTGACATTTTTGAAAAAGAAAGAACGCAAAAACAACATATACGGATAA